A genome region from Lucilia cuprina isolate Lc7/37 chromosome 3, ASM2204524v1, whole genome shotgun sequence includes the following:
- the LOC111689267 gene encoding uncharacterized protein LOC111689267, with amino-acid sequence MLKVFLILSLVIITILRVSAKPQLLLNSGGLLGSLLGGPSLPSVNDVTHGVINIKDNQQQVDQQSQLNGEFVEDSTGIRVPAGVNLPLDLISNNFQIGEGPGGIQNLESNRQIFDQSADLIGVGHQKTGLAQVPIQANAPIKLIDQNTQIAEGPGGIGNVITNMQKVHQAGNLIGAQNSESDLIQAVAGVNVPIDVLTNNLQINKGHGGIQNLQANEQFVDQSGNLIGSDNSKFNLAQAAVQASAPIKALTQNIQIAEGPGGINNTRSNTQKVDQSTDLLGTNNQKLSGVQLPIAASAPLSVLTKNVQTVANGGNGNIDNFDINNELSDQSSNIQGTGNRETNLLLGAVGVRAPINALTQNVQTIEGSEADISNIKVNQQKADQSSKLIGKDLKKSSLLKLGALVGAPIDLLTGNKQIITGGEGEKEGILNSILGSERGGIKNLKANIQNADFSDTLEGSDIRKTDGLLVAPQGLLGITGLTKNVQKTSGGGIENVQLNSQKLNTDTNITGSNISKFQLGKITPQAQILAKLLNKNEQSAEGRKGAEGGILNTLLNTQESSNKVFINGSNTKVIQLLDINPNLIVDLGLAELTDQKTGGPGSAKHKDITKQVSDNSVVMVGDNNEVVRGAVVNTQGVVKLRLGEIVKQVTGLVAGKELTDEECVEEGDDVIIQEQKSDVTQIGENNTISTLAKVGGQLIVDTNIATNLLQRIRCKGRKTTTQMPTTEATTLPPTVPPTIPPTQPPTRPPTKPPTLPPTLPPTKPPXXXXXXXXXXXXXXXXXXXXXXXXXXXXXXXXXXPTLPPTQPSTLPPTYPPTLPPLPPTYPPYVSSTYHPPYTIYPTMRRCYRKYCRKWRKMRYRCHRY; translated from the exons ATGTTGAAGGTCTTCTTGATATTAAGCTTAGTTATTATAACTATTTTAAGGGTTTCAGCTAAACCACAACTTTTACTTAATAGTGGCGGTTTGCTAGGAAGTTTGTTAGGTGGACCCAGCTTGCCATCGGTAAATGATGTTACCCACGGGGTGATTAATATAAAGGATAACCAGCAACAGG TTGATCAACAATCTCAGTTAAACGGCGAATTTGTAGAGGATTCAACAGGAATTCGGGTACCAGCTGGTGTTAATTTGCCATTAGATTTAATAAGTAACAATTTCCAAATAGGCGAAGGACCCGGTGGCAttcaaaatttggagagtaacCGGCAAATAT TCGATCAGTCAGCGGATCTAATTGGTGTTGGTCATCAGAAAACTGGCCTTGCTCAGGTGCCAATACAAGCAAATGCTCCGATAAAGCTTATAGATCAAAATACTCAAATAGCCGAAGGTCCTGGTGGTATAGGGAATGTGATAACGAATATGCAGAAAG tccATCAAGCTGGCAATTTGATTGGTGCTCAGAATTCGGAATCAGATTTGATTCAGGCTGTTGCTGGTGTCAATGTACCTATAGATGTTCTTACTAATAATCTCCAAATAAACAAAGGACATGGTGGAATACAAAATTTGCAGGCAAATGAACAATTCG TCGATCAATCTGGAAATTTAATTGGCAGCGATAACTCTAAATTTAACTTAGCACAAGCTGCAGTGCAGGCAAGTGCTCCCATAAAAGCTCTGACGCAAAATATCCAAATAGCAGAAGGTCCAGGAGGTATAAATAATACCAGAAGTAATACACAGAAAG TGGACCAAAGTACCGACTTATTGGGTACCAACAATCAAAAGCTTAGTGGTGTGCAGCTTCCGATAGCTGCTTCTGCTCCTCTCAGTGTTCTAACGAAAAATGTCCAAACTGTAGCAAATGGTGGGAATGGGAATATTGATAATTTTGACATAAATAATGAATTGT CTGATCAGAGCTCTAACATACAAGGTACTGGCAATCGAGAGACAAATTTGTTACTAGGAGCTGTAGGTGTTAGAGCACCAATTAATGCTTTAACGCAGAATGTGCAAACAATTGAGGGTTCTGAGGCGGATATAagtaatattaaagtaaatcaGCAGAAAG CTGATCAAAGTTCAAAGTTAATAGGCAAAGATTTGAAAAAATCAAGTTTATTAAAACTTGGAGCTTTGGTGGGAGCACCCATAGATCTACTGACAgggaataaacaaattataacagGTGGAGAAGGAGAAAAAGAag GTATCCTTAATAGTATTTTGGGCTCGGAACGTGGCGGCATTAAAAACCTTAAAGCTAATATACAAAATG CTGATTTTAGTGATACTTTAGAAGGTTCAGATATACGCAAAACCGATGGCTTATTAGTGGCTCCACAGGGTCTGCTGGGCATAACGGGTTTAAccaaaaatgtgcaaaaaactAGTGGAGGTGGTATAGAAAATGTGCAGTTAAATTCTCAAAAGC TTAATACCGATACCAATATAACTGGTTCCAATATAAGCAAATTTCAATTGGGCAAAATAACACCTCAAGCTCAGATTCTGGcgaaattgttaaacaaaaatgagCAATCCGCAGAAGGTCGTAAAGGTGCGGAGGGTGGGATTTTAAATACCTTATTAAATACACAAGAAA GTTCcaataaagttttcattaatggCAGTAATACAAAAGTTATACAACTTTTGGATATAAATCCTAATTTAATAGTAGATCTAGGCTTAGCAGAACTAACAGATCAAAAGACTGGAGGACCCGGTTCGGCTAAACATAAGGATATAACCAAACAAGTTT CTGATAATTCAGTGGTCATGGTGGGTGATAATAATGAAGTTGTAAGAGGTGCTGTGGTGAATACCCAGGGTGTGGTTAAATTACGTTTGGGAGAAATTGTTAAACAAGTTACCGGTTTAGTAGCTGGCAAGGAATTGACCGATGAGGAGTGTGTTGAAGAAGGTGACGATGTAATTATACAAGAAC aaaaatcgGATGTCACACAAATCGGTGAAAATAATACGATCAGTACTTTGGCGAAAGTGGGTGGACAGCTAATAGTTGATACTAATATAGCGACAAATCTTTTGCAAAGAATAAGATGTAAGGGAAGGAAGACAACTACGCAGATGCCTACAACTGAAGCTACAACTCTACCGCCCACAGTTCCTCCTACAATACCACCCACTCAACCGCCAACTCGTCCCCCTACAAAGCCACCAACACTCCCACCCACCTTACCTCCAACAAAGCCACCANNNNNNNNNNNNNNNNNNNNNNNNNNNNNNNNNNNNNNNNNNNNNNNNNNNNNNNNNNNNNNNNNNNNNNNNNNNNNNNNNNNNNNNNNNNNNNNNNNNNCGCCGACTTTACCACCAACACAACCTTCGACTTTGCCACCAACTTATCCCCCCACCTTACCTCCGCTACCACCTACTTATCCTCCTTATGTGTCGAGCACCTATCATCCTCCCTATACCATCTATCCTACAATGCGTCGTTGTTATCGTAAATACTGTCGTAAATGGCGAAAAATGCGATACCGATGTCATCGATATTAG